The proteins below are encoded in one region of Alistipes communis:
- a CDS encoding PIN domain-containing protein, which yields MKRIAVFFDTNVIESRFSHEKHEFLFHEEIKPNSLFYQIKNCIRDNGIVDIVDLCIPDLSWREFKLHLLENYRERRRYISLQKELYRKAFGSTFGINYEFKHETEEQYKEHFETLASEFLSQNKCKLVSYPKEVEFFECLVEKCLNKQPPFQLARNNRKEYSDAGLKDAIIVDTIIRYASEHDCFCILISNDYDFRDIKDVRTCKTVDEFSAFLEEQSYVVNTSTVQNKLENDEYLKDTIITSTGNIYDESVTEFYVVDITDEGSWYVVRIRCVINEVIYLIECKYEPHSNELLDITYKKENE from the coding sequence TGTAATAGAATCGCGTTTTTCGCATGAAAAACATGAATTCCTATTTCATGAAGAAATTAAGCCGAATAGTCTTTTTTATCAAATAAAAAATTGCATCCGCGATAATGGTATTGTGGATATAGTAGATTTGTGTATTCCCGATCTCTCATGGCGAGAATTCAAATTACATCTATTAGAAAATTACCGTGAAAGACGGAGATATATTTCATTGCAGAAAGAACTATATCGCAAAGCTTTCGGTTCTACGTTTGGTATCAACTATGAATTTAAACATGAAACAGAAGAGCAATACAAGGAACATTTTGAAACATTAGCGAGTGAATTTCTCTCTCAGAATAAGTGTAAGTTGGTAAGCTATCCCAAAGAGGTGGAATTCTTTGAATGTTTGGTTGAAAAATGTTTAAATAAACAGCCTCCGTTCCAGCTTGCAAGAAATAATAGAAAAGAATATTCCGATGCCGGATTAAAAGATGCCATTATAGTCGATACAATCATAAGATACGCTTCCGAGCATGATTGTTTTTGTATACTTATCTCTAATGATTATGATTTTAGGGATATAAAGGATGTTAGAACATGTAAAACCGTTGACGAATTCTCGGCTTTTCTTGAAGAACAATCGTATGTCGTCAATACCTCGACCGTTCAGAACAAGCTGGAGAACGATGAATATTTAAAAGATACCATAATTACATCTACCGGCAATATTTATGATGAATCCGTTACAGAGTTCTACGTTGTCGATATAACAGATGAGGGCAGTTGGTATGTAGTACGAATTCGTTGTGTAATCAATGAAGTTATCTATTTGATCGAATGTAAATACGAACCACATTCTAACGAGTTGTTAGATATAACTTACAAAAAAGAGAATGAATGA
- a CDS encoding restriction endonuclease subunit S — protein MWAKYKLSELGAIVGGATPSTSVEKYYGGEIAWVTPKDLSSFSGRYIECGERNITEEGLNSCSAQLLPAGSVLFSSRAPIGYVAIAKNPIATNQGFKSLVPDTKKVDSLFMYYLLKYNKNRIEAMGSGTTFKEVSGATMKNIEVNLPPLAEQKRIAAILGALDDKIELNRRINANLEEQAQALFKSWFVDFEAQNSNPGFFNDIIQTTLSGDWGQETPKGNYTSEVYCIRGADIPDIKCGDKGKLPTRFILEKNLENKKLSENDLVVEISGGSPTQSTGRICLITRALLDKLGKDVICTNFCRALKPIPDYSFFIYLYWQYLYNNNIMFSYENGTTGIKNLNITDLINKEPIIIPKKKKILEFNNVLQSIFDMIYKNGRENEHLSALRDTLLPKLMAGNFSRKCCN, from the coding sequence ATGTGGGCTAAGTACAAATTATCCGAATTAGGTGCTATTGTCGGAGGAGCAACCCCGTCAACCTCGGTTGAGAAATACTACGGAGGAGAAATCGCATGGGTTACTCCCAAAGATTTGTCGTCATTCTCTGGCCGTTACATAGAGTGCGGAGAGCGCAATATCACGGAAGAAGGTTTAAATAGTTGCTCTGCTCAATTATTGCCAGCCGGAAGTGTCCTGTTTTCTTCACGAGCGCCTATTGGCTATGTCGCAATTGCCAAGAATCCCATTGCAACCAATCAGGGATTTAAAAGCCTTGTGCCCGACACGAAAAAGGTTGACAGCCTATTTATGTATTATCTATTGAAATACAATAAGAATCGAATTGAGGCGATGGGTAGTGGTACGACATTTAAGGAGGTGTCGGGGGCTACTATGAAAAATATCGAAGTAAATCTTCCTCCGCTTGCCGAGCAGAAACGGATTGCGGCGATTTTGGGGGCATTGGACGATAAAATCGAATTGAATCGGCGGATCAATGCGAATTTGGAAGAGCAGGCGCAGGCCCTCTTCAAATCATGGTTTGTGGATTTCGAAGCACAAAATAGTAATCCCGGATTTTTCAACGATATTATTCAAACTACATTAAGTGGCGATTGGGGACAAGAAACCCCCAAAGGGAACTATACATCTGAGGTATATTGTATCAGAGGAGCAGATATTCCGGATATTAAATGCGGAGATAAAGGAAAGCTTCCCACTCGTTTTATTCTGGAAAAGAATCTGGAAAATAAAAAATTATCAGAAAATGACCTCGTTGTAGAAATATCCGGAGGGAGTCCAACCCAATCTACAGGACGCATATGTTTGATTACACGCGCACTGCTTGATAAGTTGGGTAAAGATGTAATATGTACGAATTTTTGCCGTGCATTGAAACCAATACCTGATTATTCATTTTTTATTTACTTGTATTGGCAATATCTTTATAACAACAATATAATGTTTAGTTATGAAAATGGGACAACGGGCATAAAAAATCTGAATATCACAGATCTCATAAATAAAGAACCTATTATTATTCCAAAGAAAAAGAAGATTCTGGAATTTAATAACGTGCTACAATCCATTTTTGATATGATATACAAAAACGGAAGAGAAAACGAACATCTTTCCGCCCTACGCGACACCCTGCTGCCCAAACTGATGGCCGGAAATTTCAGTCGCAAATGTTGTAATTGA